The following proteins come from a genomic window of Legionella cherrii:
- the pagP gene encoding lipid IV(A) palmitoyltransferase PagP → MKNFTLPMIIIGLLTLFSFNTYSSNSSIISSSSVTQKEQESNKVALTTDEPKGCKYWLPLFKPFCHRLHQVWTEGNTDLYLSGYAWHNRFTYSAERLREKKYNELAWGGGFGKGFFDEKGNWHGLYAFAFLDSHRNLEPTAGYAYLKVANLTKEFKAGLGFSILVTARPDILHNIPFPGAVPWAGVFYKKLSLKAAYVPGSSTNGNVLYIVGTYSFDK, encoded by the coding sequence ATGAAAAACTTTACCTTACCAATGATCATTATTGGTCTATTAACACTGTTTTCTTTTAATACGTACAGTAGTAATTCCTCCATTATTTCTTCTTCATCTGTAACGCAAAAAGAACAAGAAAGCAATAAAGTTGCTTTGACAACCGATGAACCTAAAGGGTGTAAATATTGGCTTCCATTATTTAAACCTTTTTGCCATCGCCTTCATCAGGTATGGACTGAGGGAAATACCGATCTTTATCTTTCTGGTTATGCATGGCATAACCGCTTTACCTATTCAGCCGAACGGCTCCGAGAAAAAAAATACAACGAGCTTGCATGGGGCGGCGGATTTGGAAAAGGATTTTTTGACGAGAAAGGCAATTGGCACGGTCTGTACGCCTTTGCTTTCCTAGACTCGCACCGTAACTTAGAACCAACGGCAGGATATGCTTATTTGAAAGTAGCAAACCTGACTAAAGAGTTTAAAGCAGGTTTGGGATTTTCTATTTTAGTTACAGCACGTCCCGATATTCTCCACAATATTCCTTTTCCAGGAGCAGTGCCATGGGCTGGGGTATTTTATAAAAAACTTTCCCTAAAAGCCGCCTATGTTCCTGGTTCATCAACCAACGGCAATGTTCTTTATATTGTAGGAACATACTCTTTTGATAAGTAA
- a CDS encoding amino acid permease, giving the protein MDLFRKKEINASLAGESQLTQCLTAFDLTLLGIGAIIGAGIFILTGIVAARDAGPGVIFSYVLAGFACIFSALSYAELAASIGGCGSAYGYAYAGFGELIAWIVGWDLLLEYAISVSAVSVGWSSYANDFLMAIKINLPKVFLHGPADGGIFNLLACMIIATLTALLIWGVKSSSRVNNIMVMIKLFVVLLFIVIASGEVHPANWSPFLPFGWEGVIKGASLIFFAYIGFDAVSTAAEEAINPQRDLPIGIIGSLFICTVLYIIVSGLLTGIAHYSTLNVASPISHALLVLGYKSVASLISVGAIAGLTTVMLVLFYGLTRVMLAMTRDGLLPKFFSQTNPSTHTPIRIILLCGVLMASLAAFIPMDILAELVNVGTLFAFFIVCAGVLFLRYKKPEMQRPFKTLGMPYVPILGMATCFYLIIHLPSITLIRFVIWMVVGLVIYFSFSYSHSTLRKK; this is encoded by the coding sequence ATGGACTTGTTTCGTAAAAAAGAGATCAATGCATCATTGGCGGGGGAATCCCAGCTTACTCAATGTCTAACGGCTTTTGATCTCACTCTTTTAGGTATTGGGGCCATTATCGGTGCTGGTATTTTTATTTTGACCGGAATTGTTGCGGCAAGAGATGCTGGACCCGGGGTTATTTTTTCTTATGTACTGGCTGGATTTGCTTGTATCTTTTCAGCTTTATCCTACGCCGAGCTGGCTGCATCTATAGGTGGATGTGGCAGTGCTTATGGATATGCTTATGCCGGTTTTGGTGAGTTAATTGCCTGGATTGTGGGTTGGGACTTGTTGTTGGAATATGCTATTTCTGTTTCTGCAGTTTCTGTCGGTTGGAGCAGTTATGCAAATGATTTCCTGATGGCGATAAAAATAAATCTTCCTAAAGTATTTTTACATGGGCCGGCAGATGGGGGTATCTTTAATTTATTAGCCTGCATGATTATTGCGACTTTAACCGCTTTATTAATTTGGGGGGTTAAATCAAGCTCCCGAGTCAATAATATTATGGTGATGATCAAACTTTTTGTGGTTCTTCTGTTTATTGTGATCGCCTCAGGAGAAGTGCACCCGGCCAATTGGTCACCATTCTTACCTTTTGGTTGGGAGGGCGTAATTAAAGGCGCCTCATTGATATTTTTTGCTTATATTGGATTTGATGCGGTATCCACAGCTGCTGAAGAAGCAATCAACCCCCAACGTGATTTGCCCATAGGAATAATAGGTTCATTATTTATTTGTACCGTTTTATATATTATCGTTTCCGGATTATTAACAGGAATTGCGCACTACAGTACGCTCAATGTTGCATCTCCAATTAGCCATGCTTTATTAGTTTTAGGTTATAAATCCGTAGCCAGCCTGATCAGTGTTGGTGCTATAGCAGGATTGACTACAGTCATGTTGGTATTATTTTATGGTTTAACACGCGTTATGTTAGCAATGACGCGTGATGGTTTATTACCTAAGTTTTTTTCCCAAACAAATCCATCGACTCACACTCCCATACGAATTATTTTATTGTGCGGTGTTTTAATGGCATCACTAGCTGCTTTTATTCCTATGGATATTTTGGCTGAACTGGTGAATGTAGGTACTTTATTTGCATTTTTTATAGTCTGTGCTGGCGTATTGTTTTTACGTTATAAAAAGCCAGAAATGCAACGTCCGTTCAAAACCCTCGGGATGCCCTATGTACCTATTTTAGGGATGGCAACCTGTTTTTATTTAATCATTCATTTGCCTTCAATTACCTTAATCCGTTTTGTGATTTGGATGGTGGTGGGTTTGGTAATTTATTTTTCCTTTAGTTACAGCCATAGCACTTTGAGAAAAAAATAG
- a CDS encoding inorganic phosphate transporter, translated as MDSAILFTLFVILIAYVFDFINGFHDAANSIATIVTTKVLTPKQAVLWAAFFNFIAFLVFNLTVAKTIGEGLINTDLIDAHFILAALVGAIFWNLVTWYYGLPSSSTHALVGGLAGAAIAKGGFSSLKISGFIKVVGGIFISPAFGLCVALLVAYFFNRFSRHKKKTELKLFKGFQLCSSALLSLTHGSNDGQKTMGIISILLFSSAWIQGPFYVPFWVVISCQAAISFGTLAGGWRIVRTMGTQITKLDTMKGCAAETGAAVSLFIATQCGIPVSTTHTVTGAIAGVGLTNGIVGTHWPVLKRIFFSWLITIPAAGIISAALTLSHI; from the coding sequence ATGGACTCGGCCATTTTATTCACACTTTTTGTTATCTTGATTGCCTATGTCTTTGACTTTATCAATGGCTTCCATGATGCCGCGAATTCTATAGCGACGATTGTTACTACTAAAGTTTTAACTCCTAAACAAGCCGTATTATGGGCTGCTTTTTTCAATTTCATCGCTTTTTTAGTTTTTAATTTAACCGTAGCAAAAACCATCGGTGAGGGACTGATTAATACTGATCTTATTGATGCACATTTTATTTTAGCGGCATTGGTCGGTGCTATCTTTTGGAATCTTGTCACTTGGTATTATGGACTTCCATCAAGCTCAACACACGCGCTTGTTGGCGGGCTAGCCGGTGCTGCAATAGCCAAAGGAGGATTTTCATCCCTAAAAATATCAGGTTTTATCAAAGTTGTTGGAGGAATTTTTATTTCGCCGGCGTTTGGATTATGCGTTGCGCTGCTTGTGGCCTATTTTTTTAATCGATTTTCACGCCATAAAAAGAAAACTGAACTGAAACTTTTTAAAGGATTTCAGCTGTGTTCTTCAGCACTACTTAGCTTGACCCATGGCAGTAATGACGGACAAAAAACCATGGGTATCATTTCTATCTTGCTGTTTTCATCCGCCTGGATTCAAGGCCCATTTTATGTCCCCTTTTGGGTGGTTATTTCATGTCAGGCTGCCATTAGTTTTGGAACGCTGGCCGGTGGATGGCGCATCGTCCGGACTATGGGTACCCAAATAACCAAACTGGATACCATGAAGGGCTGTGCTGCTGAAACTGGCGCCGCCGTTTCGCTTTTTATTGCAACTCAATGTGGGATTCCCGTCTCAACCACCCATACCGTAACCGGAGCAATTGCTGGAGTAGGTTTAACTAACGGGATTGTAGGTACCCATTGGCCTGTGCTCAAAAGAATTTTCTTTTCCTGGCTCATTACAATTCCTGCAGCAGGAATAATTTCTGCCGCATTGACCTTAAGCCACATTTAA
- the coq7 gene encoding 2-polyprenyl-3-methyl-6-methoxy-1,4-benzoquinone monooxygenase, protein MLPMNTLDTLIAEVDNALRTLFPPAQRMSARPSPAEQINDTKLSIPEKKHIAGLMRVNHAGEVCAQALYQGQALTAQLTHVKQQMSDAAAEETDHLAWCERRLAELDSKPSILNPFWYGGSMILGAVAGLAGDKISLGFVAETERQVSTHLQRHLDKLPEHDKKSQAILMQMKKDEEQHAATALKAGGIELPYVVKQLMRVVSKLMTKSSYYV, encoded by the coding sequence ATGCTTCCCATGAATACACTTGATACATTAATAGCTGAAGTGGATAATGCACTCCGTACTTTATTTCCTCCTGCACAAAGAATGAGTGCTCGCCCCTCACCTGCAGAACAAATTAACGACACAAAGCTTTCGATACCAGAAAAGAAACACATTGCCGGTCTTATGAGGGTCAATCATGCGGGGGAAGTTTGCGCTCAGGCACTTTATCAAGGCCAGGCTCTAACAGCACAACTCACGCATGTAAAACAGCAAATGAGCGATGCCGCGGCTGAAGAAACGGATCATTTGGCCTGGTGTGAAAGACGATTGGCGGAATTGGATTCAAAACCAAGCATCTTAAATCCTTTTTGGTATGGCGGCTCGATGATTTTAGGAGCAGTGGCGGGCTTGGCCGGGGATAAAATCAGCTTAGGCTTTGTTGCAGAAACCGAGCGACAAGTCTCGACTCATCTCCAACGGCATTTAGATAAATTGCCCGAGCACGATAAAAAATCGCAAGCGATTCTCATGCAAATGAAAAAAGATGAAGAACAACATGCAGCAACTGCGTTGAAGGCTGGGGGTATTGAACTTCCCTATGTCGTGAAACAGTTAATGCGTGTTGTTTCTAAATTAATGACTAAAAGCAGTTACTATGTATAA
- a CDS encoding PAS domain-containing hybrid sensor histidine kinase/response regulator — protein sequence MAKKETSNSTNLVADLEKTINTLQKKVNHLEAQCTQLKKLLDALPGDIYWKDLKGVWSGINQRCIESLHHMKFIKECNENEVIGKTDYELFSKQTADLFRANDLEVVEKNVELSREEKTILPSGEEVILLSTKRPLLDKSGKIVGIVGNTIDITYLKKIETELMKARDKAEAANRAKDEFIRHMSHDIRTPLSGIIGMSSILEQEAQNAREKEHARMINISGEHLLALLNGVLDIIAAGSQQENVIHESVCNVHHLIRSITDLEFPTITLKNLNLIVTIDINTPEWITTDEVKLHRILLNLLGNAVKFTEKGFVEIGVKPKSHSHGKTFLEFFVKDTGPGIKPKDKNKIFKRFYRATPNDQGIYSGHGVGLHIVKRYTQLLKGKIRVDSTIHTGTTFTLTIPVHIAEKPANQPDPPPSAIIMQKNPLANTGHSPRVLLIEDNAIALKMLENLLQQLGIQFLSASTGSKALELFQSHTFDWVLTDIGLPDTTGIHLAKQFRAHEQNNNQPPTPIIGLTAHPVADVENECLQAGMNRVITKPLRSNMLEEFLAHYSTIQTDELPTTKFESMLPIDEYPLFDLTHGINNLGSETALKKIMPLFIEENVKDLIKTTQAWEKQDLIEIHKITHKIKSSALYCGTIRMRQACEALERHFQHHPKIYPQALYQQFLQVHQETITAVRDWIQQ from the coding sequence ATGGCAAAAAAAGAAACCTCCAACTCGACGAATTTAGTAGCCGATTTAGAAAAAACAATCAATACGTTGCAAAAGAAAGTTAATCATTTAGAAGCACAATGTACTCAATTGAAAAAACTTCTTGATGCCTTGCCGGGAGACATTTATTGGAAAGATTTAAAGGGAGTATGGTCGGGAATAAATCAACGGTGTATTGAAAGCCTCCACCATATGAAATTTATCAAGGAGTGCAATGAAAATGAAGTGATTGGTAAAACCGATTATGAGCTTTTTAGTAAACAAACGGCTGATCTTTTTCGAGCGAATGATCTTGAAGTAGTCGAAAAAAATGTTGAATTGTCCCGAGAAGAAAAAACGATTTTACCTTCTGGTGAAGAAGTCATTTTGCTTTCCACTAAAAGGCCTTTATTAGATAAATCAGGAAAGATTGTTGGCATAGTTGGCAATACCATCGACATCACTTATCTAAAAAAAATCGAAACGGAGCTCATGAAGGCTAGAGACAAAGCAGAAGCAGCGAACCGGGCTAAAGATGAATTCATTCGTCATATGAGTCATGATATTCGTACCCCATTAAGTGGGATTATTGGCATGTCGAGCATTCTGGAGCAAGAAGCTCAAAATGCCCGAGAAAAAGAACATGCACGCATGATTAATATCAGTGGAGAGCATCTCTTAGCACTGCTTAACGGAGTACTCGATATTATCGCTGCAGGCAGCCAACAAGAAAATGTAATTCATGAATCGGTATGCAATGTTCATCATTTGATTCGCAGCATCACCGATCTCGAGTTTCCCACCATAACATTGAAAAATTTAAACTTAATAGTCACGATTGATATCAATACCCCAGAATGGATCACTACTGATGAGGTAAAACTGCATCGGATTTTATTAAATCTATTGGGGAATGCGGTTAAATTTACGGAAAAAGGTTTTGTTGAGATTGGGGTCAAGCCAAAGTCGCACAGTCATGGAAAAACATTCCTGGAGTTTTTTGTCAAAGATACCGGGCCTGGCATTAAGCCTAAAGATAAAAACAAGATTTTCAAACGCTTTTATCGTGCAACGCCTAACGATCAAGGGATTTACTCAGGTCATGGTGTGGGCTTGCATATAGTGAAACGCTATACTCAATTATTAAAAGGAAAAATACGGGTGGACTCAACCATCCATACAGGAACTACGTTTACACTGACCATTCCCGTACACATTGCGGAAAAACCTGCCAATCAACCTGATCCGCCCCCATCCGCCATCATCATGCAAAAAAATCCTTTAGCAAATACGGGTCACTCACCTCGTGTACTGCTGATTGAAGATAATGCGATTGCATTAAAAATGTTAGAGAACCTTTTGCAACAATTAGGTATTCAATTTTTATCTGCATCTACAGGGAGCAAAGCGCTGGAATTATTTCAATCACATACTTTTGATTGGGTATTAACTGATATTGGCCTGCCTGATACGACGGGGATACACCTGGCAAAACAATTTCGTGCGCATGAACAAAACAATAATCAACCCCCAACTCCGATCATTGGTTTAACCGCCCATCCGGTGGCTGATGTAGAAAATGAGTGTTTGCAGGCAGGGATGAATCGAGTAATTACTAAACCCTTGCGAAGCAACATGCTGGAGGAATTTTTGGCGCATTACAGCACGATACAAACTGACGAGTTACCCACCACAAAATTTGAATCCATGCTGCCAATTGATGAGTATCCATTATTTGATTTGACGCACGGCATAAATAATCTAGGCTCAGAAACGGCACTCAAAAAAATAATGCCTCTATTCATTGAAGAAAATGTCAAAGATTTGATAAAAACAACACAGGCTTGGGAAAAGCAAGATCTCATTGAGATTCATAAAATTACCCATAAGATAAAAAGCAGTGCCCTTTATTGTGGCACCATCCGCATGCGCCAGGCATGCGAAGCTTTGGAACGACATTTCCAACACCATCCGAAAATATATCCGCAAGCACTGTACCAACAATTTCTGCAGGTTCATCAGGAGACCATAACAGCGGTCCGAGATTGGATTCAACAATAA
- a CDS encoding pyridoxal phosphate-dependent aminotransferase, translating into MLTPDGHCANKIEKVMLLALWANTLRDEIQTQGLSETKKLIFAGLGKPTYPINSQTIASYLSYWQRLDDLTKKWRLEPHEVDEDIAIDYGDPRGDYAPRKLMADIMSRWYATEIKAENVLFTVGGIGALRVLFETFNTHYEDVPGYRIITPFPYYSAYSNNPSHCLHPIHVMDEPGYKLTAQAVAESIQEAYTAAEMDHGWPKAVLICNPSNPLGNIIDEDELIKIADVLRHYPDLYIIFDEAYTEMSFLEMPSFLKIAPDLKERVIILRSATKALSAAGERMAVLLVFESSLMNEMLNKNISYFIHAPRSAQAAYAETMVHFGAEEKKSIATFYKKKVDYVVDRLKAMGAAMPDPLYQVEATFYVLADFSDMFGLPLPKEAARVLQKTGMVKTDEELAYYLLFQDNLMITPLSYFGLSKHDGFMRITCSGRENELLDLMNRLEERLFESRKNKKNMLLEKINQRLPELEKIDTHMFDLIGHKLQAATMEEDTCLNLKAKNQALRKIYDTIIDFFEIMKQEVY; encoded by the coding sequence ATGTTAACTCCTGATGGGCATTGTGCTAATAAAATTGAAAAAGTAATGCTGTTGGCGCTCTGGGCAAATACTTTAAGAGATGAAATTCAAACACAAGGTTTATCCGAAACAAAAAAATTAATCTTTGCCGGTCTTGGAAAACCAACCTATCCCATTAATTCACAGACTATTGCATCGTATCTTTCTTATTGGCAAAGGTTAGATGATTTAACTAAAAAATGGCGATTAGAGCCTCATGAAGTTGATGAAGATATAGCGATTGATTATGGAGATCCTCGGGGAGACTATGCACCACGAAAATTAATGGCTGATATCATGTCGCGTTGGTATGCGACAGAAATTAAAGCAGAAAACGTCTTATTTACGGTGGGTGGTATTGGTGCGCTGCGGGTGTTATTTGAAACCTTTAATACGCATTATGAGGATGTGCCAGGATATCGAATTATTACCCCTTTCCCATATTATAGTGCGTATTCAAACAATCCATCGCATTGTTTGCATCCTATCCATGTAATGGATGAGCCTGGGTATAAACTCACAGCGCAAGCAGTGGCAGAGAGTATTCAAGAGGCGTATACAGCCGCTGAAATGGACCATGGCTGGCCCAAAGCGGTATTGATTTGCAATCCATCCAATCCTTTAGGAAACATCATTGATGAAGACGAGTTAATAAAAATTGCTGATGTTTTGCGCCATTATCCTGATTTGTACATCATTTTTGATGAAGCCTATACGGAGATGAGCTTTTTAGAAATGCCCTCTTTTTTAAAAATTGCCCCGGATCTGAAAGAACGGGTAATCATTTTACGTTCAGCAACTAAAGCCCTCTCCGCAGCGGGGGAACGTATGGCAGTTCTTTTAGTATTTGAGTCCAGTTTGATGAATGAGATGCTCAATAAAAACATAAGCTATTTCATTCATGCGCCACGCTCAGCACAAGCAGCCTATGCCGAAACGATGGTTCATTTCGGGGCTGAGGAAAAAAAGAGCATTGCGACGTTCTATAAGAAAAAGGTCGATTATGTCGTTGACCGGTTAAAAGCTATGGGCGCTGCCATGCCCGATCCCTTATATCAGGTAGAAGCCACTTTTTATGTTCTTGCTGATTTTAGTGATATGTTCGGTTTGCCTTTGCCAAAGGAGGCGGCGCGAGTTCTGCAGAAAACCGGGATGGTCAAAACAGATGAGGAATTGGCTTATTATTTATTGTTCCAAGATAACTTGATGATTACCCCTTTATCTTATTTTGGCTTGTCAAAACATGACGGGTTTATGCGCATTACGTGCAGTGGTCGAGAAAATGAATTGCTCGATTTAATGAATCGATTGGAGGAAAGGTTATTTGAGTCAAGAAAAAATAAAAAAAATATGCTTCTCGAAAAAATAAACCAAAGACTTCCAGAGTTAGAAAAAATCGATACTCATATGTTTGATTTGATTGGTCACAAGTTGCAAGCAGCAACTATGGAAGAAGATACCTGTTTGAATTTAAAAGCAAAGAATCAAGCCCTAAGAAAAATTTATGATACGATAATCGATTTTTTTGAAATCATGAAACAAGAAGTTTACTAA
- a CDS encoding aspartate aminotransferase family protein: protein MALITSYNPMPITFTHGEGVWLYDEQGKAYLDALSGIAVCGLGHAHPDVTKTIQQQAAKLIHTSNTFHIKQQELLAEKLTTMTGMEQAFFANSGAEANEAAIKLTRLFGHKKGIETPSIIVMERAFHGRTMATLTASGSRKVQAGFEPLVPGFIRAPFNDLDAIHTIAANREDVVAVMLEPIQGEGGIYAAEESYLRALAKLCDQHDWMLILDEIQTGNGRTGKLFTYMHYDIQPDVLTTAKGLGNGVPIGACLMSKRANDLFKPGNHGSTFGGNPLACATALTVLEVIERDKICDKVTKNSALLMEKLIKNLGEHPSVKGIRGKGYMIGIELDRPAIDARLLGLANGILFNVTADTVVRLLPPLIINEAEIEELVNRLTLTINQFVNN from the coding sequence ATGGCTCTAATTACAAGTTACAATCCTATGCCAATAACTTTTACCCACGGAGAAGGAGTTTGGTTGTATGACGAACAAGGAAAGGCCTATCTTGATGCCTTAAGCGGGATAGCAGTTTGTGGGTTAGGACACGCCCATCCTGATGTGACAAAAACCATACAGCAACAAGCAGCTAAACTCATTCATACCTCCAATACGTTTCATATCAAACAACAAGAATTACTTGCTGAAAAGCTGACAACCATGACGGGAATGGAGCAAGCTTTTTTTGCTAACTCCGGTGCTGAAGCAAATGAAGCAGCCATTAAATTGACTCGCCTTTTTGGTCATAAAAAGGGAATAGAAACTCCTTCGATTATTGTTATGGAAAGAGCGTTTCATGGTCGTACCATGGCAACTTTAACTGCTTCTGGAAGCCGTAAAGTGCAAGCAGGTTTTGAGCCCTTGGTGCCCGGGTTTATTCGCGCACCTTTTAATGATTTGGATGCCATTCACACCATTGCCGCAAATAGAGAAGATGTGGTTGCGGTGATGCTTGAACCGATTCAAGGTGAAGGTGGAATTTATGCTGCGGAAGAGAGCTACCTTCGCGCCCTGGCCAAGCTCTGTGATCAACACGACTGGATGCTTATTTTGGATGAAATCCAAACTGGAAATGGCCGTACAGGAAAGCTTTTTACCTACATGCACTATGACATTCAACCTGATGTCCTTACTACTGCTAAAGGTCTGGGTAACGGTGTCCCTATCGGTGCATGCCTGATGAGTAAACGAGCAAATGATTTATTTAAACCAGGGAATCATGGCTCGACTTTTGGTGGCAATCCTCTGGCTTGTGCTACCGCTTTAACTGTATTGGAAGTCATAGAGCGCGATAAAATTTGTGATAAGGTTACCAAAAACAGCGCCCTGTTAATGGAAAAATTAATCAAAAATCTTGGTGAACATCCAAGTGTGAAAGGGATTCGCGGTAAAGGCTACATGATTGGCATAGAACTGGACCGACCAGCTATTGACGCTCGGTTACTGGGACTGGCCAATGGCATATTATTTAATGTTACGGCAGATACGGTGGTACGACTTTTACCCCCATTAATCATTAACGAAGCAGAAATAGAGGAATTAGTGAATCGATTAACTCTAACCATCAATCAATTTGTTAATAATTAA
- the grxD gene encoding Grx4 family monothiol glutaredoxin gives METLEKIKKQIADNAILLYMKGSPKMPQCGFSARAVQCIESCGVDFAYVDVLANPDIRQTLPQYSDWPTFPQLYVKGELIGGSDIIAELFQQGELETMLRDAIAA, from the coding sequence GTGGAAACTTTAGAAAAAATTAAAAAGCAAATAGCAGATAATGCCATCCTGCTTTATATGAAAGGATCGCCAAAAATGCCACAATGCGGATTTTCTGCGCGTGCGGTACAATGCATTGAATCATGTGGTGTCGATTTCGCCTATGTAGATGTTCTTGCTAATCCTGACATTCGCCAAACATTACCACAGTATTCTGATTGGCCCACTTTCCCACAACTCTATGTGAAGGGAGAGTTAATCGGTGGTTCTGATATCATTGCCGAGCTATTCCAACAAGGTGAATTAGAAACCATGTTGCGTGATGCCATTGCGGCATAA
- a CDS encoding peroxiredoxin: MSVLVGRKAPDFTVAAVMPNGEIMDKFNLHEHLKGKYGLVFFYPLDFTFVCPSELIALDHRIDEFKSRNVEVVAVSIDSHFTHNAYRNTPINKGGIGPVRFTMAADITHSICQSYGVEHPAAGVAFRGAFIIDTNGVVRSQIVNDLPIGRNMDEILRIIDAVQHFEENGEVCPAGWQKGKAGMKASTEGVAAYLAEHSENL; the protein is encoded by the coding sequence ATGAGTGTATTAGTGGGACGAAAAGCCCCTGATTTTACCGTAGCGGCTGTTATGCCTAACGGTGAGATTATGGATAAATTTAATTTACACGAGCACTTAAAAGGTAAGTACGGTCTCGTGTTTTTTTATCCTCTTGATTTTACTTTTGTATGTCCTTCTGAATTGATTGCTTTAGATCATCGAATCGATGAGTTCAAAAGCCGTAATGTTGAAGTGGTTGCTGTTTCTATTGACTCACACTTTACTCATAATGCATACAGAAATACTCCTATTAATAAGGGAGGCATAGGTCCTGTTCGTTTTACTATGGCTGCTGACATTACCCATAGTATTTGCCAATCTTATGGAGTTGAACATCCCGCTGCAGGTGTGGCATTCCGAGGCGCATTTATTATCGATACGAATGGCGTAGTTCGCTCACAAATCGTTAATGATTTGCCTATTGGTCGTAACATGGATGAAATTTTAAGAATCATTGATGCGGTACAGCACTTTGAAGAAAATGGTGAAGTTTGTCCTGCAGGCTGGCAAAAAGGTAAAGCAGGTATGAAGGCATCTACTGAAGGTGTTGCTGCTTATTTGGCAGAGCATTCTGAAAACCTATAA